One window of the Vigna radiata var. radiata cultivar VC1973A chromosome 1, Vradiata_ver6, whole genome shotgun sequence genome contains the following:
- the LOC106766874 gene encoding beta-glucuronosyltransferase GlcAT14A-like — MSIKILVVSFILTSVLFFLVFTTTRLTIPSSSMKPSMNYLNSTKANNTYPVTFAYLISASKGDSGKLKRLVRALYHPGNYYLIHMDSGAPQAEHRDVVQHVAKDPVYAAFGNVWVVEKRNLVTYKGPTMLSTTLHAMAILLRSCQWDWFINLSASDYPLVTQDDMIQAFSEVPKHINFIHHSSQLGWKLNKRGKPIIIDPGLYSLKKSQIWWVTKQRSLPTSFKLYTGSAWTILSRSFAEYCIVGWENLPRTLLLYYTNFVSSPEGYFQTVICNSKDYKNTTANSDLHYITWDYPPKQHPRTLGLKDYRKMVLSNRPFARKFKKNDPLLDKIDRELLKRNRGEFSFGGWCSDGERHNTVCSGFKHHNYSLLKPGPASKKLKFLLSYILSRKVFHKRQCR, encoded by the exons ATgtccatcaaaattttggttgTTTCCTTCATACTAACCTCAGTACTGTTCTTTCTTGTTTTCACTACAACAAGATTAACCATACCCAGTTCCAGCATGAAGCCTTCTATGAACTACTTGAACAGCACCAAGGCCAACAACACATATCCAGTTACATTTGCGTACTTGATCTCTGCTTCCAAAGGGGATTCCGGGAAGCTGAAAAGGTTGGTGAGGGCTCTCTACCATCCAGGAAACTACTATTTGATTCATATGGATTCTGGGGCACCACAAGCTGAACACAGGGATGTGGTTCAACATGTGGCTAAGGACCCAGTTTATGCTGCATTTGGGAACGTTTGGGTTGTCGAAAAGCGTAATCTTGTCACCTATAAAGGACCAACCATGCTTTCTACCACTCTCCATGCTATGGCAATCCTTCTCCGGAGTTGCCAATGGGATTGGTTTATTAATCTCAGTGCCTCGGACTACCCTTTGGTTACACAAGATG ATATGATCCAAGCCTTTTCTGAGGTTCCAAAGCATATAAATTTCATTCACCACAGCAGTCAGTTGGGTTGGAAATT GAATAAGAGAGGGAAGCCAATAATTATAGACCCAGGGCTGTATAGTCTCAAGAAATCACAGATTTGGTGGGTCACTAAGCAGAGGAGTCTCCCAACATCTTTTAAACTTTATACAG GTTCAGCATGGACAATACTATCAAGATCTTTTGCAGAGTATTGCATAGTTGGGTGGGAAAATTTGCCAAGAACACTCCTCCTCTACTACACAAACTTTGTGTCATCCCCAGAAGGATATTTCCAAACAGTTATTTGCAACTCCAAGGACTACAAAAACACCACAGCAAACAGTGATCTGCATTACATCACTTGGGACTATCCTCCAAAACAACACCCAAGAACACTAGGACTCAAAGATTACAGAAAAATGGTGCTGAGCAACCGTCCATTTGCcagaaaattcaagaaaaatgaCCCTCTTCTAGATAAGATTGACAGAGAGCTTTTGAAGAGGAATCGTGGGGAGTTTTCTTTTGGAGGATGGTGCTCAGATGGAGAAAGGCATAATACAGTTTGCTCAGGTTTCAAACATCACAATTATAGTCTTCTCAAACCTGGCCCTGCCTCAAAAAAGTTGAAGTTTCTGCTGTCCTACATTCTCTCTCGCAAAGTTTTTCACAAGCGCCAATGCCGCtaa
- the LOC106757729 gene encoding cation/calcium exchanger 1-like: MARSIYNTKPLHRKLLLLNISFIFLVCLFLNAYLHPPSSDVDASTNVFNHARMLSDISVDGCSDLHKYLDNDSKCLYVKSHAQCRSKGYINYLQIFYCSFGHSPFLGHALLILWLVILFYLLGDTASNYFCSNLEGLSNILRLSPTIAGVTLLSLGNGAPDFFASVVSFTRSNDGAVGLNSILGGAFFVSSAVLGIISFLVSANETAIDKASFIRDVIFFLFSLFILLVIISIGKISLLGSIFYVSIYFLYVCAVSATHFIYGGDRTEGELGSSSDDLTESGVPLLGCVDDEKPNGSNKEVMEDQGEKHHQGFGNNSFDFTYLSKFLHVLELPLCLPRRLTIPVVSEEGWSKPYAVISVTLAPVLFSALCNTQMENESSRSSLVSYLTAALIGIVLGNMACVTTKSTSPPRKCLFPWLAGGFSMSVTWTYIIAEELVSLLVAIGNVIGVSPSILGLTVLAWGNSLGDLIANGAMAKNGGADGAQIAVSGCYAGPMFNILMGLGLPLLLSAWSEYPESYVIPKDPSLFATLLFLMGGVLWALVILTKKNMKLDKSLGIGLLTIYLCFLFIRMVIAIGVIKF, from the coding sequence ATGGCACGTTCCATCTATAACACCAAACCATTACACAGGAAACTACTTCTCCTCAACATATCCTTCATTTTCCTCGTCTGTCTCTTCCTCAATGCCTATCTCCACCCTCCCAGTTCCGATGTTGATGCCTCCACAAATGTGTTCAACCATGCCAGAATGCTCAGCGACATCAGTGTTGATGGTTGCTCTGATCTTCACAAGTACTTGGATAATGACTCCAAGTGCTTATATGTTAAATCCCATGCTCAGTGCAGGTCAAAAGGGTATATAAATTATCTGCAGATCTTTTACTGCAGCTTTGGACATTCCCCATTTTTGGGTCATGCCCTGCTTATACTGTGGcttgtgattttgttttatcttttggGAGATACAGCTTCAAATTACTTTTGTAGTAACCTGGAAGGTCTGTCTAATATCTTGAGACTATCCCCCACCATAGCTGGGGTAACCTTGCTTTCTCTCGGAAATGGTGCCCCGGATTTTTTTGCCAGTGTTGTTTCTTTCACAAGATCCAATGACGGTGCAGTTGGCCTGAATAGCATTCTGGGAGGGGCGTTTTTTGTGTCCAGTGCTGTCTTGGGGATCATAAGTTTTCTTGTTAGTGCAAATGAAACTGCAATTGACAAGGCCAGTTTCATTAGAGAtgtcattttcttccttttctcacttttcattCTCCTTGTCATCATTTCTATCGGGAAAATCAGCTTGTTGGgttcaattttttatgtttcCATTTACTTCCTGTATGTGTGTGCTGTGTCTGCAACACATTTCATCTATGGAGGGGACAGGACAGAAGGGGAACTTGGCTCATCTTCTGATGACTTGACTGAGTCAGGCGTGCCCTTGCTAGGCTGTGTTGATGATGAGAAACCAAATGGATCAAACAAAGAGGTAATGGAAGATCAAGGGGAGAAGCATCATCAGGGTTTTGGTAATAATTCTTTTGACTTTACTTACTTGAGCAAGTTTCTACATGTACTAGAGCTACCTCTTTGCTTGCCAAGAAGGCTTACTATACCAGTTGTGAGTGAGGAAGGTTGGTCAAAGCCATATGCTGTTATATCTGTCACATTGGCACCAGTGTTATTTTCAGCTCTTTGTAACACCCAAATGGAAAATGAGAGTTCAAGGAGTAGTCTTGTTTCATACTTGACAGCTGCTTTGATTGGCATTGTTTTGGGGAACATGGCATGTGTGACAACCAAGAGCACTAGTCCACCCAGAAAGTGCTTGTTTCCTTGGCTAGCTGGGGGCTTTTCCATGAGTGTAACATGGACTTACATCATTGCTGAGGAACTTGTTTCCCTCTTGGTTGCAATTGGGAATGTGATAGGAGTTAGTCCTTCAATCCTTGGACTAACTGTCCTAGCTTGGGGTAATTCTCTAGGAGATTTGATAGCCAATGGTGCAATGGCCAAGAATGGAGGAGCTGATGGGGCCCAGATAGCTGTCTCTGGTTGTTATGCAGGCCCTATGTTTAACATTTTGATGGGCTTGGGCTTACCTCTTCTACTCTCAGCATGGTCTGAATACCCAGAGTCTTATGTGATTCCCAAGGACCCTTCTCTTTTTGCAACACTTTTGTTCTTGATGGGAGGGGTGCTTTGGGCCCTTGTGATATTGACAAAGAAGAATATGAAGCTTGATAAGTCATTGGGAATTGGGCTCTTGACCATTTACCTCTGCTTTTTGTTTATAAGGATGGTCATTGCAATTggtgttattaaattttaa